From one Caldichromatium japonicum genomic stretch:
- a CDS encoding efflux RND transporter permease subunit yields MARFFIDRPVFAWVIALLIMLAGTLAVWNLPVAQYPAIAPPAISITATYPGASAKTVEDAVTQVIEQQMSGLDGLRYIYSTSESNGVATITLTFNNGVNPDVAQMQVQNKLQLASALLPDEVVRQGIQVAKSVRNFLMVVAFVSRDGRLSNADLADYAISLIRDPISRISGVGEVTSFDSQYAMRVWLDPYRLTQYGLTPADVIAAIQAENAQVSAGQLGALPAVPGQQLNVTVNVQERLHTPDAFGSIRLRTLPDGSSVLLRDVARIELGSETYGRMARHNGQPAAGMAIRLATGANALKTADAVKAKIKELSAFFPPGMEAVFPYDTTPFVRISIGEVVKTLLEAVVLVVLVMYLFLQNLRATLIPAIAVPVVLLGTFGVLAAFGYSINTLTLFAMVLAIGLLVDDAIVVVENVERIMHEEGLGPREATRRSMDQISSALIGIALVLSAVFVPMAFFGGSTGVIYRQFSVTIVSAMLLSVLVALSLSPALAASLLRPPPPGPRRGFFGWFNRNFQRSVGFYLKGVSAVIQRRWWFFGIYLLLAGGMVILHERMTTAFLPDEDQGILIVQASLPPGATLERTREVLKQVERHFLENEKAAVKELITVAGFSFAGQGQNMAIGFVKLRDWSERRRPELQLKAVAGRAMAAFARIRDARVFAFPPPAVIELGTASGWDVQIQDKGGVGREVLAEARGQFLGMAMHDPRLMAVRPNGREEEPQYRVEIDRIKAGTLGLSLAEINKTLSVAWGSAYIDDFVHEGRVKKVYVQADAPYRMQPGDLAAWYVRNATGEMVPFSAFAHGHWMLGSPRLERYNGLPSFEFLGQAAPGLSTGQAMAAIEELVKRLPPGIGHEWTGISFEERAAGSQAPALYALSALVVFLALAALYESWSVPFAVILAVPIGIFGAVLAALGRGLPSDIYFQVGLLATIGLSAKNAILIVEFARTLQEQGQGAVSAALEAARLRIRPIVMTSLAFGFGVLPLALSQGAGAGGRIALGTGVLGGVAAASLIGVFFIPLFFVLIRGRLRSSPKE; encoded by the coding sequence ATGGCCCGTTTCTTCATCGACCGACCTGTATTTGCCTGGGTCATCGCCCTCCTGATCATGCTGGCGGGGACCCTGGCGGTCTGGAACCTCCCAGTCGCCCAGTATCCGGCCATCGCGCCGCCGGCGATCTCGATCACCGCTACCTATCCGGGCGCCTCGGCCAAGACGGTCGAGGATGCGGTGACCCAGGTCATCGAGCAGCAGATGAGCGGGCTCGATGGCCTGAGATACATATATTCGACCAGCGAGTCCAACGGGGTGGCGACCATCACCCTGACCTTCAACAACGGGGTCAATCCGGATGTCGCCCAGATGCAGGTGCAAAACAAGCTGCAACTGGCCAGCGCCCTGTTGCCCGATGAGGTGGTGCGCCAGGGGATTCAGGTAGCGAAATCGGTGCGCAACTTCTTGATGGTGGTGGCCTTCGTCTCGCGCGATGGGCGCCTGTCGAACGCCGATCTCGCCGACTATGCCATCAGCCTCATCCGCGACCCGATCAGTCGCATCTCCGGGGTCGGGGAGGTCACCTCCTTCGATAGCCAATATGCCATGCGGGTGTGGCTTGATCCCTATCGGCTCACGCAATACGGCCTGACCCCCGCGGATGTCATCGCGGCAATCCAGGCAGAGAACGCCCAGGTCTCGGCGGGTCAACTGGGGGCGCTGCCTGCTGTCCCCGGGCAGCAGCTCAATGTCACGGTCAATGTCCAGGAGCGGCTCCATACCCCAGATGCCTTTGGGTCGATCCGCCTGCGCACCTTGCCCGACGGCTCCAGCGTCCTATTGCGCGACGTGGCGCGCATCGAATTAGGGAGCGAGACCTATGGCCGCATGGCGCGGCACAATGGCCAGCCAGCCGCCGGCATGGCGATTCGGTTGGCGACCGGCGCCAATGCGCTCAAGACCGCAGATGCCGTCAAGGCCAAGATCAAGGAGCTTTCGGCCTTCTTCCCGCCGGGGATGGAGGCGGTCTTCCCCTATGACACCACTCCCTTCGTGCGTATCTCGATCGGAGAGGTGGTCAAGACCCTCCTCGAGGCGGTGGTCCTGGTGGTCTTGGTGATGTATCTGTTCCTGCAGAACCTGCGCGCCACCCTGATCCCGGCGATCGCAGTGCCGGTGGTATTGCTCGGGACCTTCGGAGTCTTGGCGGCCTTCGGCTATTCGATCAATACCCTGACCCTCTTTGCCATGGTCTTGGCCATCGGCCTTTTGGTCGATGATGCCATCGTGGTGGTCGAGAACGTCGAGCGCATCATGCACGAGGAGGGCCTGGGGCCCAGGGAGGCGACGCGCAGGTCCATGGATCAGATCAGCAGCGCCCTGATAGGCATTGCCCTGGTGCTCTCAGCGGTCTTTGTCCCCATGGCCTTCTTCGGCGGCTCGACCGGGGTGATCTATCGGCAGTTCTCGGTGACCATCGTCTCGGCCATGCTGCTGTCGGTCCTGGTGGCGCTTAGCCTCAGCCCCGCCTTGGCAGCAAGCCTGTTGAGACCCCCTCCGCCTGGGCCGCGGCGCGGGTTCTTCGGTTGGTTCAACCGCAACTTTCAGCGCAGCGTTGGCTTCTATCTCAAGGGGGTCTCGGCGGTCATCCAGCGGCGCTGGTGGTTTTTTGGGATCTATCTCCTCTTGGCGGGGGGCATGGTCATCTTGCATGAGCGCATGACCACCGCCTTCCTGCCCGATGAAGATCAAGGGATCCTGATCGTCCAGGCGAGCCTCCCGCCTGGCGCCACCCTGGAGCGGACCCGCGAGGTGCTCAAGCAGGTCGAGAGACATTTCCTAGAGAACGAAAAGGCGGCGGTCAAGGAGCTGATCACGGTCGCGGGCTTTAGCTTTGCCGGCCAGGGCCAGAACATGGCGATTGGCTTTGTGAAGCTTCGGGATTGGTCGGAGCGTAGGCGCCCTGAGCTCCAGCTCAAAGCGGTGGCGGGGCGGGCGATGGCGGCGTTTGCCCGTATCCGCGACGCCCGGGTCTTTGCCTTCCCGCCGCCGGCGGTGATCGAGCTTGGCACCGCCTCGGGCTGGGATGTGCAGATCCAGGACAAGGGCGGGGTCGGACGTGAGGTGCTCGCTGAGGCGCGCGGCCAGTTCCTGGGGATGGCGATGCACGACCCGCGTCTGATGGCGGTGCGCCCCAATGGGCGCGAAGAAGAACCGCAATACCGGGTGGAGATCGATCGCATCAAGGCCGGCACCTTAGGGCTGTCGCTTGCCGAGATCAACAAGACCCTGTCCGTTGCCTGGGGGAGTGCCTATATCGATGACTTTGTGCACGAGGGGCGGGTGAAAAAGGTCTATGTCCAGGCCGATGCCCCCTACCGGATGCAGCCGGGGGACCTCGCTGCCTGGTATGTGCGCAATGCAACAGGCGAGATGGTGCCCTTCTCGGCCTTTGCGCACGGTCATTGGATGCTCGGTTCGCCGCGTCTGGAGCGCTATAATGGACTTCCTTCCTTTGAGTTTTTGGGTCAGGCCGCGCCGGGCTTGAGCACCGGTCAGGCGATGGCCGCGATCGAGGAGCTGGTCAAGCGCCTGCCGCCGGGGATCGGGCATGAATGGACCGGCATCTCCTTTGAGGAACGGGCCGCCGGTAGCCAGGCGCCAGCGCTCTATGCGCTTTCCGCCTTGGTGGTCTTCTTGGCCTTGGCCGCGCTCTATGAGAGCTGGTCGGTGCCCTTTGCGGTGATACTGGCGGTACCGATCGGCATCTTCGGCGCGGTGCTGGCGGCCCTGGGTCGGGGTCTGCCCAGCGACATCTATTTCCAGGTCGGGCTCTTGGCCACTATTGGGCTATCGGCCAAGAATGCGATCCTGATCGTCGAGTTTGCGCGCACCCTACAAGAGCAGGGGCAGGGTGCGGTCAGCGCAGCGCTCGAGGCGGCGCGCCTGCGCATCCGCCCGATTGTCATGACCTCCCTGGCCTTCGGTTTTGGGGTCTTGCCGCTGGCCTTGAGCCAGGGGGCCGGCGCCGGCGGGCGGATTGCGCTGGGGACAGGTGTCCTAGGTGGGGTGGCAGCGGCCAGCCTGATCGGTGTGTTCTTTATACCCCTGTTCTTTGTCCTGATCCGGGGGCGGCTGAGGTCATCACCCAAGGAGTAG
- a CDS encoding competence/damage-inducible protein A, producing the protein MSGADASLQQAKPLAFGLIVIGDEVLNGARSDKHLAAFKRLLSGRGHSLAWHWLLPDDPEVLTAHLRFSMEREEPVFVCGGIGATPDDHTRACAAAAAGVELSRHPEAARLIEERFGEAAYPNRILMADLPAGAGLIPNPINQIPGFSLKQHWFLPGFPEMAWPMAEWVLEQSCGRCPPLRESAVLVRGVAESQLIPLMQGLTRRYPQLKHFSLPHRGEDPHIRLGFRGRAGLERAMADLKEGLEAAGIDYQDALPE; encoded by the coding sequence ATGTCCGGAGCTGACGCGAGCCTCCAGCAGGCCAAACCCCTTGCCTTCGGCCTGATTGTGATCGGCGACGAGGTACTCAATGGCGCGCGCAGCGACAAACACCTCGCCGCATTCAAACGCCTGTTGAGCGGGCGCGGCCACAGTCTCGCCTGGCATTGGCTGCTGCCTGACGACCCGGAGGTCTTGACCGCCCACCTGCGTTTTTCCATGGAGCGGGAGGAACCGGTCTTTGTCTGCGGCGGGATCGGGGCCACACCAGATGATCATACCCGCGCTTGCGCCGCCGCCGCCGCTGGGGTCGAGCTCAGCCGTCATCCCGAGGCAGCGCGTCTGATCGAGGAGCGCTTTGGCGAGGCGGCCTATCCCAACCGCATCCTCATGGCCGATCTGCCGGCGGGTGCCGGATTGATCCCGAACCCCATCAATCAGATCCCTGGTTTCTCCCTGAAACAGCACTGGTTTTTGCCTGGCTTTCCTGAGATGGCCTGGCCGATGGCTGAATGGGTGCTGGAGCAGTCTTGCGGGCGCTGTCCGCCATTGCGCGAGTCAGCCGTCCTGGTGCGCGGGGTCGCCGAGAGCCAGTTGATCCCTTTGATGCAGGGTTTGACCCGCAGATATCCTCAACTCAAGCACTTTAGCCTGCCGCATCGCGGAGAGGACCCGCACATCCGACTCGGTTTTCGCGGGCGCGCCGGTCTGGAGAGGGCGATGGCCGATCTCAAAGAGGGTCTGGAAGCGGCAGGGATCGATTATCAGGATGCCTTGCCCGAGTAA
- a CDS encoding PaaI family thioesterase translates to MELVEVSAGRARAQLRIAPHHFNAVGLVHGAAIFSLADLVFAVASNAHGTVALGLNVAVSFMKAVRSGVLTAEAEEVSCNPRLVTYLIRVTDETGAAIALMQGAVYRKQESLADHVRS, encoded by the coding sequence ATCGAGCTTGTCGAGGTCAGCGCAGGCCGGGCGCGGGCACAGCTTAGGATCGCACCGCATCATTTTAATGCCGTTGGTCTGGTCCATGGTGCAGCTATCTTCAGCCTGGCCGACCTGGTCTTTGCCGTGGCCTCGAATGCCCATGGGACGGTCGCCCTCGGGTTAAACGTGGCAGTCTCTTTCATGAAGGCGGTGCGCTCCGGCGTCCTGACAGCAGAGGCCGAAGAGGTCTCCTGCAATCCGCGCCTGGTGACCTATCTGATCCGGGTGACCGATGAGACGGGCGCAGCCATTGCCCTGATGCAAGGGGCGGTCTATCGCAAGCAGGAAAGCCTCGCCGACCATGTCCGGAGCTGA
- a CDS encoding PilZ domain-containing protein yields MVNDERDQCTSPTEEANRRRYFRIDDRIGLRLKPINLIEADRLIETLETRSSRAGLVNDLKAIRELHLPDRRALEYKFPTVATYIKVIENQLDALAQALSDSEGFPDTADIEVNLSAQGLSCFWPEALPVNSRAEIKLTLFPERIYVQALVRVLRCDPIDADRYQIALDFVHLRDADREAIIRHVCRLQRQQLQAKAEEAFEERMLQKEQAQKKGGV; encoded by the coding sequence ATGGTTAATGATGAACGAGACCAATGCACCTCCCCAACGGAGGAAGCAAACCGGCGGCGTTATTTTCGCATCGACGACCGCATCGGCCTGCGGCTTAAGCCAATCAATCTGATCGAGGCCGATCGTCTGATCGAGACGCTCGAGACCCGCAGCTCGCGCGCAGGTTTGGTCAATGACCTCAAGGCCATCCGCGAACTGCATCTGCCCGACCGCCGCGCCCTTGAATATAAATTCCCAACCGTGGCCACCTATATCAAGGTGATCGAGAACCAGCTTGATGCGCTCGCCCAGGCGCTGAGCGACAGTGAAGGCTTTCCCGATACGGCGGATATCGAGGTCAACCTCAGTGCCCAGGGGCTGAGCTGTTTTTGGCCCGAAGCTCTGCCAGTCAACAGCCGGGCCGAGATCAAACTGACCCTGTTTCCCGAGCGGATCTATGTGCAAGCGCTCGTGCGGGTGCTGCGCTGCGACCCTATCGATGCCGACCGCTATCAGATTGCCCTAGATTTTGTCCATCTGCGCGATGCCGACCGTGAGGCGATCATCCGCCACGTCTGCCGTCTGCAACGACAACAGCTCCAGGCCAAGGCAGAGGAGGCATTCGAGGAGCGGATGCTGCAAAAGGAGCAGGCACAGAAAAAAGGCGGCGTCTAG
- the tssL gene encoding type VI secretion system protein TssL, long form, translating into MSDEECECPAASAGAPEWMATFADLMSLMMCFFVLLLSFSEMDVIKYKQVAGSLKAAFGVQRDIPAQEDPLGTSIIMQEFSPAQPQPTVLNEVRQQTTDESKRVLEIQDPAIEDAQDKAEDLKEQLKKEIKDGLLEINTVDDQVVIQIREKGSFPSASARINPQFATVLMKVATALNQIQGRILVAGHSDNRPIQTLEFPSNWVLSAARAAAVAHTMTREGGVDPHRIEIRAYGENRPIESNDTEDGRAKNRRVEIIVLGERSAKALENIEQPPGADHG; encoded by the coding sequence ATGTCCGATGAAGAATGCGAATGCCCAGCTGCCTCTGCCGGTGCCCCGGAATGGATGGCTACCTTCGCCGATCTGATGTCGCTGATGATGTGCTTCTTCGTGTTGTTGCTGTCATTCTCGGAGATGGACGTCATCAAATACAAACAGGTTGCTGGTTCGCTCAAGGCCGCCTTCGGTGTCCAGCGCGATATCCCCGCTCAGGAGGACCCGCTGGGCACGAGCATCATCATGCAGGAGTTTTCCCCAGCCCAACCGCAGCCGACCGTGCTCAATGAGGTGCGCCAACAGACCACCGACGAGAGCAAGCGTGTTCTCGAGATCCAAGACCCCGCGATCGAGGATGCCCAGGATAAGGCCGAAGACCTCAAGGAACAGCTCAAAAAAGAGATCAAGGATGGACTGCTCGAGATCAATACCGTCGATGATCAGGTCGTGATCCAAATCCGCGAAAAGGGTTCTTTCCCTTCGGCCTCGGCACGGATCAACCCACAATTTGCTACCGTGTTGATGAAGGTTGCCACCGCCCTCAATCAGATCCAGGGTCGGATCCTGGTCGCCGGGCATTCGGATAATCGCCCGATCCAGACCCTTGAGTTCCCCTCCAACTGGGTACTGTCGGCAGCGCGCGCCGCAGCCGTGGCCCATACCATGACCCGCGAGGGGGGGGTCGATCCGCACCGCATCGAGATCCGCGCCTATGGCGAAAACCGCCCGATCGAAAGCAATGACACCGAGGACGGCCGCGCCAAAAACCGCCGGGTTGAGATCATCGTGCTCGGCGAGCGTAGCGCCAAGGCCCTAGAAAATATCGAACAGCCGCCAGGAGCCGATCATGGTTAA
- the pomA gene encoding flagellar motor protein PomA yields the protein MDLATLLGMLGAIGVMVGAIVLGGDVMVFVDIPSVIIVFFGTAFVVLFRTTLGQFLGSFKVALGAFLHKSIPPTTLIEEAVSLANTARREGLLALEGKSISHPFLQTGISLCIDGHPPEVVQKVLSRDINLAIQRQEAGYSVFKATAEVAPAMGMIGTLIGLVQMLSNMSDPKSIGPAMAVALLTTLYGAILANAFATPIAEKLKLRSNEEKLAKTLILESVSGIQEGLNPRVLEQLLMTYLPENQRVSKGKE from the coding sequence GTGGATCTAGCAACCCTTCTCGGGATGCTTGGCGCCATCGGCGTGATGGTCGGCGCCATCGTACTCGGTGGGGATGTCATGGTCTTCGTTGACATTCCATCGGTGATCATCGTCTTTTTTGGCACGGCCTTTGTCGTGTTGTTCCGAACAACGCTTGGCCAATTTTTGGGAAGTTTCAAGGTCGCCCTGGGCGCCTTCCTGCACAAGTCGATCCCGCCGACGACCCTAATCGAAGAGGCGGTCTCCCTAGCCAATACCGCCCGGCGCGAAGGACTGCTCGCACTCGAAGGCAAATCGATCTCGCATCCTTTCTTGCAGACCGGCATCTCGCTGTGTATCGATGGCCATCCGCCCGAGGTCGTGCAAAAGGTCCTCAGCCGCGACATCAATCTGGCTATCCAGCGCCAAGAGGCGGGCTATAGTGTCTTTAAGGCAACCGCCGAGGTGGCACCGGCGATGGGCATGATCGGGACGCTCATCGGCCTGGTGCAGATGTTGTCAAACATGTCCGATCCCAAATCGATCGGACCGGCGATGGCGGTGGCGCTCCTGACGACCCTATATGGCGCGATCTTGGCCAATGCCTTCGCCACCCCCATTGCCGAAAAGCTCAAGCTGCGCAGCAATGAAGAAAAGCTGGCCAAAACCCTGATCCTGGAATCGGTCTCGGGCATTCAAGAGGGCCTAAACCCGCGGGTCTTGGAGCAATTGCTGATGACCTATCTGCCTGAAAATCAGCGCGTCAGCAAGGGTAAAGAATAG